The following proteins are co-located in the Planctomycetota bacterium genome:
- the dnaG gene encoding DNA primase, with product MALIADETILEIKRAVDIVEIVSGYFPLKRAGSNYKALCPFHDEKTPSFNVNPERQIFICFGCGKKGDVITFVMEQERVDYPEAIRILADKAGVRIRYRDGSGPEGVGREDLYRVNEWAAGVFRALLKTAPEAGEARAFLERRGVKEETAELFRLGFSMPAWEDLLGRARRAGFSEELLVAAGLAVPREGRGGCYDRFRGRVMFPITAPQGRVVGFGARTLGEEQPKFLNSPETAVFSKGRGFYGLSWAREELERTRTVYIVEGYLDVVVPYQAGVRGLVATLGTALTRDHLKVLRRYADKVVLVFDADAAGQKASERGLDLLLSENMDVFVAELPAGMDPDDVVLKHGPERLRECLERPREIFDFLMAALSARHGEGTPAAKARIVEEMIERLGRIPDPVKRELLLQALAARFGLEERTLRARLERAAADAESRAGEGGDRGPAPEGAEPPAARAAREALACALADPGCAARLRHEVPPERYPTETLRKLAEAAYALFDRTEAMEGRELLAALREPALIEEAAGILAIEVTRETAPGRFRGAREALEREFFLEESRRLRARLRNATPEEEVELLRRVMEARRARPRDHGLFPGR from the coding sequence TTGGCGCTGATCGCGGACGAGACGATCCTTGAGATCAAGCGGGCCGTCGATATCGTCGAGATCGTCTCCGGCTATTTTCCGCTCAAGCGGGCCGGGTCCAACTACAAGGCGCTCTGTCCGTTTCACGACGAAAAGACCCCTTCCTTCAACGTCAACCCCGAGCGGCAGATCTTCATCTGTTTCGGTTGCGGCAAGAAGGGCGACGTGATCACGTTCGTCATGGAGCAGGAGCGGGTGGACTATCCGGAGGCGATCCGGATTCTCGCGGACAAGGCGGGGGTGCGGATCCGGTACCGGGACGGAAGCGGTCCGGAGGGGGTGGGCCGGGAGGATCTCTACCGGGTGAACGAATGGGCGGCGGGGGTGTTCCGCGCTCTTCTCAAAACGGCGCCGGAGGCCGGGGAAGCCCGGGCGTTCCTGGAACGCCGGGGGGTGAAGGAGGAGACGGCGGAACTCTTCCGGCTGGGGTTTTCGATGCCGGCGTGGGAGGACCTTCTCGGCCGGGCCCGGCGGGCGGGGTTTTCGGAAGAGCTTCTGGTGGCGGCGGGACTGGCGGTTCCCCGGGAGGGGCGGGGAGGCTGCTACGACCGGTTCCGCGGGCGGGTGATGTTTCCGATCACGGCTCCGCAGGGGCGGGTGGTGGGCTTCGGGGCGCGGACGCTGGGAGAGGAGCAGCCCAAGTTTCTCAACTCTCCGGAGACGGCGGTCTTCTCGAAGGGCCGGGGGTTCTACGGGCTCTCGTGGGCGCGGGAGGAACTGGAGCGGACGCGGACGGTCTACATCGTGGAGGGCTATCTCGACGTCGTCGTTCCGTACCAGGCGGGGGTCCGGGGGCTGGTGGCGACGCTGGGGACGGCGCTGACGCGGGACCATTTGAAGGTGCTGCGGCGCTACGCGGACAAGGTGGTCCTGGTCTTCGATGCGGACGCGGCGGGGCAGAAGGCGAGCGAGCGGGGGCTGGATCTTTTGCTCTCGGAGAACATGGACGTTTTCGTGGCTGAGCTTCCCGCGGGGATGGATCCGGACGACGTGGTGCTCAAGCACGGTCCGGAACGGCTGCGGGAGTGTCTGGAGCGGCCGAGGGAGATTTTCGATTTCCTGATGGCGGCGCTTTCGGCGCGGCACGGGGAGGGGACGCCGGCGGCGAAGGCCCGGATCGTGGAGGAGATGATCGAGCGCCTGGGGCGGATTCCGGACCCGGTCAAGCGGGAGCTTCTGCTTCAGGCCCTGGCGGCGCGGTTCGGGCTGGAGGAGCGGACGCTGCGGGCGCGGCTGGAGCGGGCCGCGGCGGACGCGGAGTCCCGGGCGGGAGAAGGAGGAGATCGCGGGCCGGCGCCGGAGGGGGCGGAGCCGCCCGCCGCGCGGGCGGCGCGGGAGGCGCTGGCGTGCGCCCTGGCGGACCCCGGTTGCGCGGCGCGCCTGCGTCACGAGGTGCCGCCGGAGCGCTATCCCACGGAAACCCTGCGGAAGCTGGCGGAGGCGGCGTATGCGCTTTTCGACCGGACGGAAGCGATGGAAGGCCGGGAGCTTCTGGCGGCGCTTCGGGAGCCGGCCCTGATCGAGGAGGCCGCGGGGATTCTGGCGATCGAGGTGACGCGGGAGACGGCCCCGGGGCGGTTCCGGGGGGCCCGGGAGGCGCTCGAGCGGGAATTCTTCCTGGAAGAATCCCGGAGGCTGCGGGCGCGTTTAAGGAATGCGACGCCCGAGGAAGAGGTCGAGCTGCTCCGCCGGGTCATGGAGGCCCGACGGGCGCGTCCTCGGGATCACGGGCTTTTTCCGGGACGCTAG